CTCTAAGTCCTGGAAAAATGGCAAAAAAAGTTGTGATACTTGAAACAGATAAACTTTTAGTAGATAATAATCTAAAAGATACTCCAATTACAGTAACTATTAAGGCTTATGCTAAAGAGGATCCAGAAAAAGTAAAAGTATTTAGAAAAGCTACTTTCTTCTTCCCTAGATCTGATAAACTTCAAAAATAAATATAGAGTGCAATAGCACTCTATATTTTTAAATATCTTCTTAATTAAAATTTAGATAAAATCACAGCTTATATATTTTAAAAATTCAATAATATTTACGGAGTATTTTAATGACAAAATTCATTTTTGTAACAGGTGGAGTTTTAAGTTCTTTAGGAAAAGGAATTACATCGGCTTCAATTGCTACAATATTAAAACAATCTGGATTTAAAGTAAGTATGTTAAAAATTGATCCTTACTTAAATGTAGATCCAGGAACTATGAGCCCTTTAGAACATGGAGAAGTTTTTGTAACAGCTGATGGAGCTGAAACTGACCTTGATTTAGGAAACTATGAAAGATTTATAGATAGAACTTTAACAAAAATAAATAGTTTTACAACTGGTCAAGTTTATCAAAGTGTTATAAAAAGGGAGAGAGAAGGTGGTTATCTTGGAAAAACTATTCAAGTAATTCCTCATGTTGTTGATGAGATAAAAAATAGAATTTTTGCTGCTGCTGAAGGAAATGAATTTTTAATTATTGAAATTGGTGGAACTGTTGGAGATATAGAGAGTCTTCCATTCCTAGAAGCTATTCGTTCTATTAGACACGAACTTCCAAAATCAAACACTATGAATATTCATGTAAGTTTAGTTCCATATATTAAAGCAGCTGGTGAGCTTAAAACAAAACCAACTCAACACTCTGTTCAAGAGTTAAGAAGAATTGGTATAACTCCTCATATGTTAGTTTGTAGAACAGAAAAAGAGCTTCCAAAAGCTCTAAAAGACAAATTAGCACTATCTTGTGACATTGATAGAAATGCTGTTATTGAAGCTGGTGATGCGCAATCTATTTATCAAATGCCTTTACATTTTATAAAAGATGGTATTTTAACTCCTCTTCAAGAACATTTTAATATTAAAATAAAACCAAATATGGAGAAATGGGACACTTTAGTAAAAAATATTTTAGTTCCGCAAGATGAAGTTACTATTGGCTTTGTTGGAAAATATCTTGATTTAAAAGAGTCTTACAAATCTTTAACTGAAGCTTTAATTCATGCAGGTGCTCACCTAAATACAAAAATAAATATTCACTGGTGTGATAGTGAAAGAATTGAAGATTTAGGAGCTTATGAAGTTATTGGGAATGTAGATGCTATCTTAGTTGCAGGTGGTTTTGGAGCAAGAGGCGTTAAAGGAAAACTTGAAGCTATTAAATATGCAAGAGAAAATAATATAACTTTCTTAGGAATTTGTCTAGGAATGCAACTTGCAATTATTGAGTTTGCTAGAAATGTTTTAGGAATTGAAGATGCAAACTCTATTGAATTTGATAGTGAAACAAAAAATCCTCTAATATATTTAATTGATAAATTTATTGATCAAAGCGGAAATAAACAACTAAGAACTAGTAAATCACCTCTTGGTGGAACTATGAGATTAGGAGAGTATCCTTTTGAACCACTAAAAGGTTCAAAACTACAAAAAGCATATGGAAATAATAAAGAGTATTTTGAAAGACATAGACATAGATATGAAGCAAATCCAAAATATAAAGAGGCTTTAGAAAAAGCTGGAATGATTATTTGCGGTGAATCAAATGGACTTATTGAAGCAGTTGAACTACAAGACCATCCTTGGTTTGTAGGTGTTCAATTTCATCCTGAATTTACATCTCATTTAGAGACACCAAATCCTATAATTTTGGATTTTGTAAGAAAAGCTAACTCTCCTAAATAATGTCGAAAATCACAAAGGATAGACTTTTTGAAATCTTAAATGCAAGGCATTTGAATAATCCATATTCAAAACTTGCATCTATACCATCTTTTAATAACTTCAAAGATATTAATATCGCTACAAAAAGAGTAAAACAAGCTATTTTGAGTGGTGAAAAAATAACTATTGTTGGAGATTATGATGTAGATGGTATTGTATCTACGACTATTATGTTAGATTTTTTTAACTCTTTGGGTATAAAAGTTGATTATATTATTCCAAATAGATTTGAGCATGGTTATGGTTTATCTGTTAAAATTGTTGATATGATTGATAGTGGTTTAGTAATTACTGTTGATAATGGAATAACTGCATATGAAGCATCTTTAAAACTAAAAGAGAAGAATATTGATTTAATAATCACAGACCACCATACAGTTGGAGATAAAGTTCCAATAGCACTTGCAATTATTAACCCAAAACAAAATGATTGTAATTTTGAATTTAAAGAGATTTGTGGAGCTCAAGTTGCTTGGTATTTTTGTGCTGCAATAAAAAATGAGATGAACTATGATATAAATATGAGTTCATATTTAGACCTTTTATGTTTAGCAATAATTGCAGATATTATGCCTATGACAAGCCTTAATTACACTATGGTAAGACAAGGATTAAAAAAGATAAAAAACTCTTCTAGAGAAGCTTTTAAACTTTTAAATTCTCACTTAAAAAAAGATATTTTAGTTTCTGATGATATTGGATTTACAATTGCTCCAAAACTAAATAGTGCTGGTAGAATGGATGATGCAACCATTGCATTAAAATTTTTATTATCAAAAGACCAATCTAGTGCATATGAGAGTTTAGCTGTTTTAGATGAATTGAATAGTTACAGAAAAACTATTCAAGAGAGAATTTCTAATGAAGCAGAGCAAAAATCAAATAAAGAGGATAGAGCTGTTATTGTTTGGGCTGAAGATTGGCATGAAGGAATTATTGGTATTGTTGCTTCAAAACTCTCAAATAGTTATAAAAAACCTGCTTTTATATTTTCAATCCAAAATGGTATTGCAAAAGGTAGTGCAAGAGCGAATTCAAATATAAATTTATATGATTTAATATCTAAAGCTTCACATCTTCTTTTAGGTTTTGGTGGACATAAAAATGCTGCTGGTCTATCTTTATTGGAAGAAAATCTACCTAAATTTAAAGAAATAATAAATAAAGAACTAGAAAAATCAGATGATATATTGCACAATGAGTTTATAACTTTGGGTGAACTTGATGTTAGTAGTGTAGATTTGGAGTTTATATCTATTATTGAAAGTTTTGAACCTTATGGACTTGAAAATGATAGACCATTTTTTAAAGTTTCAAATGCAAATCTTATAAAATCAGAACTAATAGGTAAAGATAAAAATCATCTAAAATTAACTTTAAGTAGTGATGGATTTGTTTTTGAAGCTTTGAAGTTTTTTAACTCAAATACAAATTTAAATAATAGATTGGATTTGATAATATCAATTTCAAAAAATGAGTTTAGAGGAGTAGTTACTCCAACTTTTTTAATTCAAGATTTTTTATAAGACCATAGGTCTTCTAATACTATTTCTAAATTCCATATCTCGATTTTGAGATATTCCCTCAAGATCTAATATTTCACTATCTAAATCTGTTCTAGCAAAAGATGAACTAAGTATATTTCCACTATTTATATCTATTAATTTTATAAAAAGATTTAAGCTTTTATTAGAAATAGAGTAAGTTCCAACAACTGCATATCTTGATTTTACATTATCACTTAAAATTCTATTTTTTTCTCTAGTTAAAAGATTAAACCCAGATGGTCCAAATTCAAACTCTTTTCCTAGTTCTATCTCTTTTACAATAACATCTAAAGATGATAATCTATCTTTTAAAAGATTTGATAGTAAAAAACCAAGTTGAGATCTATTTTTTAAATTATCAAGATTTACAAAATCTGATACCAAAACAACCTCATCATAAGCTACATTTTTCTTAATCTTCATAGCTGATTTTTTTACCATATCGTTTAACATTGAATCAAAATTTGTATTTTTTGAAATTGGGTCTTTATATGCTCCACAAGAGCTTAAAAAAAGTGTTAAGAGCATTAAAGATAGATAAAATCTAAATACTCTTAATTTTTTTAAAATCATAAAACTACTTCTCTTTTACAATTTTTATAGTTCTCATAGGGGGACAATCTCCAAACATTGTACAATCATGAGCTAATCCATGAACATAAGTAGCTCTTGCACTTGTTATTACTTTTCCAGTTATATTATCAATAACTCTTGCATTTAAAATAACTTTTCCATTTTGTCTTGAGTAAGTACCAACAACAACATAAGTGCTAGGAACCTCTTTTTTTAGCTCATGTGGTTTTCTACTTAAAAAATACTCACCTTTATCATTCACAGAAATAGCCATTTGACCTCTAAACTCAATTAGATTAAATCCTCTATTTGATAACTCATCAATCATACTTTCACCAACAACTCTTCCAAACTCTGAAGTTGTTTTGAATTGATCTAATCTTACAAAAGAAGTTACAATTAATGGCTTACTAGTATCAAGTTTTTTATTTACCATCATCTGTGTTGCAAGAGATGATATAGTTGCTTCTAAACTATTTTGAACTGTAATATTTTCTTGTTTATAGTTCGCAACATTCATACCAGCTTTCATCTGATTTACCTTATCTGATTCAGTTTGTACCTCTTTGTTTTTTTGAGTACATCCTGCAAGAATAGTTATAAAACATACAAAAATAGCAAATTTTAAAATCTGTTTAGACATTTACAATCCCCTTTTTAAATTCTTAAGATTTTATTTAAAATTTACTTATATATCCTTTATAAAAGCTTATATAAACCAAATTTCAATATAATAAACTTCAATTTTGAGTTAAGCTTCATTCTTGAAGCCCTTTAGGATTTGCTACTTTAACAATTTTCTATAAATTGTGTTAAAAGTAGTTAAAAAATATTAGTTCCTTTTTAAATAGGAACTATTTAAAAAAGGATAATTTATGGCAAAAATTTTAGTTCCAATAGCAAATGGATTTGAAGAGATAGAGGCAATTTCAGTTATTGATATTTGCAGAAGAGCCGGAATAGAAGTTGTGACTGCTGGAGTTGAAGATAAAGTTTTAATTGGTGCTCATAATATAAAAATTGAGATGGATAAGAAAATTGATGAAGTAAAATCAAGTGATTTTGATATGATAGTTCTTCCAGGTGGTCTTCCAAATGCTTTTACTTTGGCTGAAGATAAAGACGTTCAAAGACTTTTAAAAGAGTTTGAAGAGAAAAACAAAAAAATTGGAGCTATTTGTGCAGCGCCTTATGCACTTCACAAAGCAGGAGTTTTAAATCAAAACTATACTTGCTATCCAAGTTTTGAAAAAAAGATAAAAGATACTGGCTACCATGATGATAAAAATGTGGTTACTGATAATAATGTAATCACATCAAGAGGACCAGCAACTGCTATTGATTTTGCACTTGAAATTGTAAAAACTTTAAAAGGTAATGATATTTATCACCAAATTAAAACAGGTCTTCTAGCATAAGTTTGTAAGCCTTTATTTAAGGCTTACAAACTTTTAATTACTTCAAAAACAAATTTTAGATAGAATCTTTAGTTAAAAAATAAAATAGAAGATTTATAAAATATGTCACAAATACCACAATTTACACATTTACACTTACATACAGAATATTCACTACTTGATGGTGCAAATAAAATAAAACCTCTTGCAAAAAAACTAAAAGAGTTTGGCATGAAAAGTGTTGCTATGACTGACCATGGAAATATGTTTGGAGCAATAGACTTTTATAATGCAATGAAAAATGAAGGGATAAAACCAATCATTGGAATGGAAGCATATATTCACAATAGCGAAGATTTAGGAGATAAAACAAATAGACAAAGATTTCACTTATGCTTATATGCAAAAGATGAGATAGGTTATAAAAATCTTATGTATCTTAGTTCTCAAGCCTATATAAATGGGTTTTACTACTATCCTAGAATAAATAAAGAACTTCTAAGAAACCATTCTGAAGGTCTTGTTTGTAGTGCTGCTTGTTTACAAGGAGAGGTAAACTGGCATCTAAATACTCAAAATGAACGAAATGTTAAAAATGGTGCAAAAGGTTATGAAGAGGCAAAAAAAATAGCACTTGAATACAAAGAGATATTTGGTGATGATTTTTATTTAGAAATTATGAGGCACGGTATTGGTGATCAACTTTTTGTTGATGACCAGATTTTAAGAATCTCTGCTGAAACTGGAATAAAAGTAGTTGCAACAAATGATACTCACTATTTAGAACAAAAAGATGCCGATGCTCATGAAGCATTTATGTGTATTGCTATGAATAAACTCTATGATGATCCAAATAGATTAAGACATAGTGTTCATGAGTTTTACTTAAAATCTCAAGAACAAATTTATAAGCTCTATGCAGATATTCCTGAAGCTATAGAAGCTACTCAAGAAATAGCTGACAAATGTAATCTTACAATCAAGCTAGGAAATCCAACTCCACCAAACTTTAAATTTACAAGAGATAAATTAAAAGAATTAAATATAGATATTCCTGAACCACAAAATGAGTACTCTTTAGAAAATGATAAGGTTTTATTTGCATTTGAGTGCAGAAAAGGTTTAGAAGATAGATTAAAACTAGTTCCACAAAATAAACATCAAGAGTATAAAGATAGATTAGAAACAGAAATCGAAATAATTAATAATATGAAATTCCCAGGATATATGTTAATCGTTTGGGATTTTGTGAAAGTTGCAAAAGATATGCAAATTCCTGTAGGTCCAGGAAGAGGATCGGCTGCTGGAAGTTTAGTTGCATATAGTCTTAAAATTACGGATATTGACCCTATTCCTTATGGATTACTTTTTGAGCGATTTTTAAATCCAGAGCGGGTAAGTATGCCCGATATTGATATGGACTTTTGCCAAAGCCGTCGTGGTGAAATTATCGATTATGTTGTAAATCAATATGGACGAGCAAACGTTGCACAAATTATAACTTTTGGTAAACTTTTGGCAAAAGGAGTTATACGAGATGTTGCAAGAGTTTTAGATATGCCTTATGCAAAAGCTGATGCTATGGCAAAACTAATTCCAGATGAGTTAGGAATAGATTTAAAAAACTCTTGGGAGAAAGAGCCAAAAATCAAAGAACTTTGCGAAACAGATCCCCTTGCAGCTAGAGTTTGGGAATATGCTCTTGCTTTAGAGGGATTAAATAGAAATGCTGGAACTCATGCAGCTGGAGTGGTTATCTCAAATGAACCACTTTGGAATAAAACTCCACTTTTTAAACCAAGCGGGCTTGATACCCTTGCAACTCAATACAATGGAAAATATATTGAAGATGTAGACTTAATTAAATTCGACTTTCTTGGACTTAAAACCCTCACAGTTATTGATGAAGCTTTAAAACTAATAGAACAAAGACATGGTAGAAAAATAGATTTTGCAACTATTGATGTAAATGATAAAGGTGTTTATGATTTAATCCAAACAGGAGATACTTTAGGACTATTTCAAATAGAATCTGATGGTATGCAAGATTTATGTAAAAGATTAAAACCATCAAATTTTGAGGATATTGTAGCCGTTCTTGCACTTTATAGACCAGGACCTATGGAATCTGGAATGCTAAATGACTTTATAGAGAGAAAACACGGGCGTGCAAAAATTGATTACTTCCATGATGAACTAGAAATTGCACTAAAACCTATTTTAGAAAATACTTATGGAGTTATTGTTTATCAAGAGCAAGTTATGCAAATTGTTCAAAGTGTTGGAGGTTTTTCGCTTGGAGGAGCCGATTTAGTAAGACGAGCAATGGGTAAAAAAATCAAAGAGGAGATGGATAAGCTAAAAGGTCAATTTGCTTCTGGTGCAGAGCAAAAAGGATTTACAAAAGCCTATGCAGAGGAACTTTTTGATTTGATTGTAAAATTTGCTGGATATGGATTTAATAAATCTCACTCAGCAGCTTATGCTTTAATAACATTCTATACATCATACTTAAAATGTTACTATCCAGCAGAATTTATGGCTGCTTTACTAACTTTGGAAAAAGATAATACAGATAAAGTTGTAAGATATGTTGATGAAGTAAAAAGATTAGGACTTGAGCTGTTTGCTCCTGATATAAATAAATCTGATTTAGTATTTTCAGCAAGAGTTGTAGATAATAGAGAAGTTGTTATGTTTGGAATGGGCGCAATTAAAGGTGCTGGAGATGTTGCTATAAACTCAATATTAAATGCAAGAGAAGATGGAGATTTTAAAAATCTATCAGACTTTGTATCAAGAATAGATGCTAGTAAAGTTAATAAAAGAGTTATAGAATCTTTAGCAAAAGCAGGAGTTTTTGATAGTTTTGGATACTCAAGAAATGCACTTCTAAGTCAAA
Above is a genomic segment from Aliarcobacter cryaerophilus containing:
- a CDS encoding DJ-1 family glyoxalase III, with the protein product MAKILVPIANGFEEIEAISVIDICRRAGIEVVTAGVEDKVLIGAHNIKIEMDKKIDEVKSSDFDMIVLPGGLPNAFTLAEDKDVQRLLKEFEEKNKKIGAICAAPYALHKAGVLNQNYTCYPSFEKKIKDTGYHDDKNVVTDNNVITSRGPATAIDFALEIVKTLKGNDIYHQIKTGLLA
- a CDS encoding FlgO family outer membrane protein; its protein translation is MSKQILKFAIFVCFITILAGCTQKNKEVQTESDKVNQMKAGMNVANYKQENITVQNSLEATISSLATQMMVNKKLDTSKPLIVTSFVRLDQFKTTSEFGRVVGESMIDELSNRGFNLIEFRGQMAISVNDKGEYFLSRKPHELKKEVPSTYVVVGTYSRQNGKVILNARVIDNITGKVITSARATYVHGLAHDCTMFGDCPPMRTIKIVKEK
- a CDS encoding FlgO family outer membrane protein produces the protein MILKKLRVFRFYLSLMLLTLFLSSCGAYKDPISKNTNFDSMLNDMVKKSAMKIKKNVAYDEVVLVSDFVNLDNLKNRSQLGFLLSNLLKDRLSSLDVIVKEIELGKEFEFGPSGFNLLTREKNRILSDNVKSRYAVVGTYSISNKSLNLFIKLIDINSGNILSSSFARTDLDSEILDLEGISQNRDMEFRNSIRRPMVL
- the recJ gene encoding single-stranded-DNA-specific exonuclease RecJ; the encoded protein is MSKITKDRLFEILNARHLNNPYSKLASIPSFNNFKDINIATKRVKQAILSGEKITIVGDYDVDGIVSTTIMLDFFNSLGIKVDYIIPNRFEHGYGLSVKIVDMIDSGLVITVDNGITAYEASLKLKEKNIDLIITDHHTVGDKVPIALAIINPKQNDCNFEFKEICGAQVAWYFCAAIKNEMNYDINMSSYLDLLCLAIIADIMPMTSLNYTMVRQGLKKIKNSSREAFKLLNSHLKKDILVSDDIGFTIAPKLNSAGRMDDATIALKFLLSKDQSSAYESLAVLDELNSYRKTIQERISNEAEQKSNKEDRAVIVWAEDWHEGIIGIVASKLSNSYKKPAFIFSIQNGIAKGSARANSNINLYDLISKASHLLLGFGGHKNAAGLSLLEENLPKFKEIINKELEKSDDILHNEFITLGELDVSSVDLEFISIIESFEPYGLENDRPFFKVSNANLIKSELIGKDKNHLKLTLSSDGFVFEALKFFNSNTNLNNRLDLIISISKNEFRGVVTPTFLIQDFL
- the dnaE gene encoding DNA polymerase III subunit alpha, coding for MSQIPQFTHLHLHTEYSLLDGANKIKPLAKKLKEFGMKSVAMTDHGNMFGAIDFYNAMKNEGIKPIIGMEAYIHNSEDLGDKTNRQRFHLCLYAKDEIGYKNLMYLSSQAYINGFYYYPRINKELLRNHSEGLVCSAACLQGEVNWHLNTQNERNVKNGAKGYEEAKKIALEYKEIFGDDFYLEIMRHGIGDQLFVDDQILRISAETGIKVVATNDTHYLEQKDADAHEAFMCIAMNKLYDDPNRLRHSVHEFYLKSQEQIYKLYADIPEAIEATQEIADKCNLTIKLGNPTPPNFKFTRDKLKELNIDIPEPQNEYSLENDKVLFAFECRKGLEDRLKLVPQNKHQEYKDRLETEIEIINNMKFPGYMLIVWDFVKVAKDMQIPVGPGRGSAAGSLVAYSLKITDIDPIPYGLLFERFLNPERVSMPDIDMDFCQSRRGEIIDYVVNQYGRANVAQIITFGKLLAKGVIRDVARVLDMPYAKADAMAKLIPDELGIDLKNSWEKEPKIKELCETDPLAARVWEYALALEGLNRNAGTHAAGVVISNEPLWNKTPLFKPSGLDTLATQYNGKYIEDVDLIKFDFLGLKTLTVIDEALKLIEQRHGRKIDFATIDVNDKGVYDLIQTGDTLGLFQIESDGMQDLCKRLKPSNFEDIVAVLALYRPGPMESGMLNDFIERKHGRAKIDYFHDELEIALKPILENTYGVIVYQEQVMQIVQSVGGFSLGGADLVRRAMGKKIKEEMDKLKGQFASGAEQKGFTKAYAEELFDLIVKFAGYGFNKSHSAAYALITFYTSYLKCYYPAEFMAALLTLEKDNTDKVVRYVDEVKRLGLELFAPDINKSDLVFSARVVDNREVVMFGMGAIKGAGDVAINSILNAREDGDFKNLSDFVSRIDASKVNKRVIESLAKAGVFDSFGYSRNALLSQIEKIVDGASKASNAKKMSSGSLFGDSTELTNIEIELDNLPEYSKKEILELEKASLGFYVSGHPLDEYKDKIEKINYTLSSQIDEIADGSQILIVGKIETISEKISKKGSKFGIVSILDFHGTVEFMLFEDKLKELQENFDLNEPIAFKVRISKNDQFTRMSVLKIETIFDAQKEKIKIKAKEIEEPTLTVALPFSEDENSIYSLFDLIINNQGKRELKIIIKSKLADLELESGIKVSNAVEKLIHNIKGAYIIDDENSINK
- a CDS encoding CTP synthase: MTKFIFVTGGVLSSLGKGITSASIATILKQSGFKVSMLKIDPYLNVDPGTMSPLEHGEVFVTADGAETDLDLGNYERFIDRTLTKINSFTTGQVYQSVIKREREGGYLGKTIQVIPHVVDEIKNRIFAAAEGNEFLIIEIGGTVGDIESLPFLEAIRSIRHELPKSNTMNIHVSLVPYIKAAGELKTKPTQHSVQELRRIGITPHMLVCRTEKELPKALKDKLALSCDIDRNAVIEAGDAQSIYQMPLHFIKDGILTPLQEHFNIKIKPNMEKWDTLVKNILVPQDEVTIGFVGKYLDLKESYKSLTEALIHAGAHLNTKINIHWCDSERIEDLGAYEVIGNVDAILVAGGFGARGVKGKLEAIKYARENNITFLGICLGMQLAIIEFARNVLGIEDANSIEFDSETKNPLIYLIDKFIDQSGNKQLRTSKSPLGGTMRLGEYPFEPLKGSKLQKAYGNNKEYFERHRHRYEANPKYKEALEKAGMIICGESNGLIEAVELQDHPWFVGVQFHPEFTSHLETPNPIILDFVRKANSPK